The Opisthocomus hoazin isolate bOpiHoa1 chromosome 2, bOpiHoa1.hap1, whole genome shotgun sequence genomic interval TGAGCTCACTTCCCATGGGTGAGCATCAGGGGCCTCGCCGATGTGCCCTGGGTGTCCCAAACTCTCCTGGGCTCCAGGCTGTGCAAAAGGAAGAGCCGAGTCACAACAAGCCCCACGTCTCGATCGCGACAGAGCGCTCTCGCGTTGCTCTTCCTCGGGAAGGGATGCCGAACGCGTTGATGTATACGCAGCCCAGCGTGACTGAACAAACATTACTCGAGGTTTTGAGATACATTTGGGGTAAGAGTGAGAACAACCGTGGGGTCAACAGTTCAGAAGGTTAGGAGGGGAAAGAGAGGGGGGTCTATACAGAACAAGTTGTTCCCCACCCTTTGTGATAGGTCTCGGTTGTACCCCATCCACCCACGAGTCCACAGAAGCCTGTCGGGTGCCCGGTCGCAAGGTTCGGTGAGTTTATCATCAGTTATGGAATAAACATAGCACTCTGGTTATcattaataatatttattttggaaaaatattttaaaaatgaatttcttCATTAACAAAACGGTAAAAAAACTCAAATAACATTTGCACAATATTccataaatacatttatatacaaaaaaatataGTCACATAGACCCGAAGTGCCTTTGTACATATTTaccaaaaaatttaaattataaaaaaatgaaCATCACAAAATACTCAAGCTTTACAAttatcatgaaaatatttttacagattcAAAAAAATAACACACTTTTTCTCACCTAGTAAAAACACATTTTAGTatcaaaaaaagacaataaaggCAGTGTTTGTGTCTCTAATTCAAGAAAAGACTGGCTCATAAGAATCCAAAATATACACTTCAGGCAGTGCATGCTTCTTATGTAGTAATTAAGTCCattcatttaaatatatatagaAAAGCAACTGACCATAGTGCAATGATAAAATTCGTAAAAGGCAGTGCAACAGTAATCCTTGAACACAGACCCTTGCCTGGTGTCCATCTGGTTTCTTTATTTTGCAGTCACTTTGCTAACTTCAGTAGAGAACCAGCTCAAGCCTGAATTTAGTTTCTCAGCAGCAGTCAGTGAAGGAATCTATCTCCCATTCCTCTTTCAGCAGCATTCATCGGGGCACGTCTCCTCTGAAATTGTTCGGAACAAGCACCTTGCCATCTCGCCTCTGGTCTACACCTGGTGAGAGAAAACACGAGCAGGGATGAGGAGAGGTTGACAGCAAGCAAGAAGAGGGCTGTAAGGTTGTAGAGGGTTGGGATGCTGCCTTCACTCCAGGCAAGAGTGGACTCTGCACGAAGCACACGGTGGGGCAGGTCACCAGCCCACAGCCACACTGGCGTTGTCCCCTTGTCCGCGAAAGTGGTCGCGCCCATAACGGCCACGGCAGCCAGTCACTGAGCTCGTCTTGACGACGCCCGCAGCACACCAGACTCGAGCTGGCTGGATGTCAACAGGCACGAATCGCCATGCCACCATGTTTAGCCGCCCGGACGTGTGCTACGTGAGACTTCTCCCCGCTGCCCCATCTGCCAGCCGCGATACTAACCTCAGTTGCTATGATGCACTCGTCTTTCTCTTCTGATATGACATACACCGACTGGTACTTCGTGTCCTTTGAAGCGGAATATACTGAATCCGGTCGCTTTCTTTCAGAAGTATCACTATGGAAGGCAAAAAGAGACAACACAGGTCAGATGGCTGTTGCTCAAAGTCTACCTATGACACACACACAACCCCCTCCAGGGTCAAGCTGCCCCCCGCACTCCGCTGTGAGCGGTACCTCTTGAGTTGTACTGCACTTTTCTCCTCCGCCTCCGCGTCGTACGTTTCACACTTGGCTTCACATTTGCTGTGCTCCTCTTTAACGGAGTCCTCGTTCTTGAGTTCGTGCACCAAATTGTAATCCACTGATGGGTATCTGGCTTTGTAGCCATTTTTATCGGAGTTGTCGCTGTGAAAGTCTACCTTCTTATTTGTGTTTTTAATCTGAGTGGCACCGATGACACTTATGGAAATGTCCTTCTCGCGCTGACAGTTCGCCAGGTTGTTCATGGTCTCGGTCTCGCTCCGGCAGGCGTCCGGCTGGTGGTGCCTCTTCTGCACCCTGAGCCTGACGCAGACGACCACAGCGGCGCAACCCAGCAACAGCATGAGGACCAGAATAATCCCGGCGCAGACGGCGATCCAGGGGAACTGGGCGTTCTGGCCTTCCGTGTACTTCTCAGTGAAGTCAACGATGACCGGTCCCTGAGGCGGCTCGGGGAGCAGAAACTGGCAGTTGAGGCCGCCGTAGCCGCGGGCGCACTCGCAGACGTAGCGGTTGTTCCTTTCGTGGCACGTGGCCCCGTTGTGGCAGGGGTTGTGTTCGCATCGGCTCACCGGCGTGCTGCAGTTCTTCCCGTTGTATCCTGGCGGGCAGGTGCAGGAGTAGTCGTTGACGCCGTCCTGGCAGGTCCCGCCGTTGACGCAGGGAAAGGAGGCGCAGTCGTCCACGTTATCGTCACAGTGTCTCCCCGTGAAGCCAGCCTGGCACTGGCATATGTAGGAGTTCCCCAGGTCGACGCACTGGGCTCCTGCAAGACATGGAATcgtagaattacagaatggtttgggttgggaggaaCCTTCAGAGGCCACCTAGCTTCAGAGGCCACCTAGCTTCAGAGGCCACCTAGCCCAAACCCCTGCAGCAAgctgggacatcttcacctgggtcaggctgctcagagccccgtccaacctggactggaatgttcccagggatggggcatcggccacctctctgggcaacccctttccagtctttcaccaccctcacagcaaaaattTCTTCATCCAAGGGAGCGAGGAGTGAGTGGTGGGCAGCCAGACCTGACAGCCTCCCGCCTGCAGCTCTCGGGGTGATGGTCGCCAACCAAGTCTGACCCACCACAAAAAGTGTGGGGTAttttaaggaagaatttttttttgtaagatgtgCTTTTTATTCACCATCCCATTCCCTTCTTGACATTTTACTCAGCTTGGACAACAAAGTTAGTCCAGATCAGGTGAAGATCACCGTCTCAGGCTGCAGAGTTTGACTGGCAATGAATGAGGAGGACTGTGGTAAGGAAAGTCTCCACTGCTTTATTGAAAACGGGAAGCTTACTGTTACCAGATTACAGGAAATAATATTTAGCACTTGCGTGGCATTTTGCATCCACAGACCTCAAAGAgtctttgcaaaatatttgcaagtaTAATCCTCCACATTATTATGCATGAAGCTTCAGGCCAAGTTACCTGGCCACAGTCACCCCTTGAGCAAATGCTGTCTGCAGCAGCGGCCCAAACCACACCGGTACTTCTTAAAGTACGGTTCCTCCGCTGAGTCAACTATTGACGCGACGTGGACCGTGATTGATCAGCGGGCCTTGTTCTGAACTCCAGACCACAAGTTATGAACTCCAGACCAGGAGTTATGAACTCCAGACCAGAATCCTCCAGGACACCAGAAGGAGTGTTCTCCTGGATGGTGTCCTTCTAGAAGGACCTTTCAGAAGGTTACCGTAGCATGTTTGGTCTTACCGTTAGCGCAAGGGCTGGAGCTGCAGTAATCGATTTTCTTTTCACAGTTGAAGCCGGAGTAACCCAGCGGGCAGCGGCAGCTGTACCCCCCGTCAGGGTTGTCAGTGCATCGCCCACCGTTGAAGCATGGTCCGTCGGCGCAAGTCATTGCGCTCAGCTCACAGTTTTTGCCGTAGAAGCCCGGGGGGCAGGTGCAAGAATAGCTGTTCTCGAGATCctggagggggaaggaaagagacCTGTTCAAAATATTTATCTGAAGTTGCTTAGAAATCCAAAGAGGGGTTTTCAAGCTCTGTAAAAGTGACGCTAGCTCTGCCCTTGGGGTCTCAGACGGCACAGGCAACTCAGACTTACAGTGCAGCTTCCACCGTTCTTGCAAGGGTTGGCGTCGCACTCATTGATTTCAATCTCACAGTTGGAGCCTGTGTACCCCGGTCGGCAAGAGCAAGTGTAGCTCCCCTGGCCGGTGTTGGTGCACGTGGCACCGTTCTTGCAGGGCTTGTGGTGGGTGCAGTAGTTCAGGTctgcaaaagaattttttttgttttttaaaaagagagctgTGAAGATACTTGCTCCTTCGCCAGGCTAGCACAGGGCGGGTGAGCTGGAAATCGCCGCTCGCATTCTGCGTTTTAAAGCTCACACTCAGGCAAGGATGGAGAACTCACCTTGGTTGCAGAAAAGGCCACCCCAGCCCTCCTGGCAGTTGCACTGCCAAGGCTGCTGGCAGGTGCCGTGAAGGCAGCCCGGGTATCGGATGCACTCGTCGCAGTATCGCCCCTGCCAACCCACTCTGcatctggaaaaagaagaaaaaaaccccaaaacaacaacaaagtctcATCAGATTTTGGCTGCTCGCAGTCGGAAACCCCATCGCAGCCTCTGCAAACACGCTGATGCCAGGGATCAAGTGTCCTGAAAGCCTTCAGCGATCCCTCATGTGAGAAAGTCACCGAGTCCGACCGCAGCTTTCATCGGTCCCAGCTATTTCTCCCACTTCCTTGGGGAGAGCCACGGTTCCAGGTAGTTAATTTGTTTGCTCTCATAACAGCTAAGCCTTACACACAGCGCCGTAAACTCGTTAGGTGAATATTAATGGCACCGATGTTTGACTTGTAGATGAATACTTTGATCTGGTATCACCTGGATTTCTCAAATTACCGCCTAGGATGAAGGCAGGCGTTTAAACCCACCCTTCGCGTGACCGATGGCTTCCCCAACACCGGACCAGCAGCGttagaggcagagaagggaacaGGAGGGTGGAGGGGGGTGTGGAAAACTTACTTGCACTCCCCAGGTTTGTCGCAGAAGCCGTGCTGCTCATCGCACCCAGGCAAACAGATCGCTGTAAGCAAACCAAGCAGGGGGAGAGGTCAGCGCCGGGGGCCGAACGCCTCCCTCGTCCCAGCCCGCTCCCCAGAGCGCCTCGCGGGTGGGGGGCGAGCCCCTTTTACTGGGTCGGGGCGGTGAAACGCGGCTGAGTTAATCTCCGGAGCCCGCGGGAGCATTGATCTCGCCCCGTAACCGGCCGCTTTACTTATCGCCGGGGACGAGCATTCTTCTTAATACAGTTGCACACAGACAAAAGCGGGCTCACAATCCCGTCCCCtcaccccccacctccccttcccttcccagtgAGGGTCAGAagtcccttctccccccccccaccccctccaccccTAGATTCTATACACGCAGCTCCACCTCTTAATATCCCCCCGAAAGAGTGTGCGCGCCGATAAGGGTGGACAGCTGGCGTGCAGGGTGCCAGCGCAGGACAGCTGCTCTATTGTCTAttctgtcccagcagctgccccgctgcaACAATACCCCGGCCCCGGAGCCgacggggccggcggccgcgcaGCCTATCCCTGCCCGCCGCTAATCTACGGCACGCGCGTGATTTCgccccaaaaaacaacaaaaaaccaccttttttttttttaattattatctcGTTCAAGTAAGTCTAAagttcttcctccctccttccccccctgctccgaaaaggggtGGGCGCGAGCGCTGGGGAAGCGGGCCAGCGGGAGGGaggatgaggggggaaaaaaaaaaaagggacttcTGCTCATTACTTCGCCTGGTTATGGAACTCATTAAGCAGGCACTGCGAAGTTTTAATTCAACAAAGCCAGCCGGAGACAATGGCGTgcgaggggaagggggaggaaagggaaagaaagaagggaaagaaagaacgGAGCGGCGCTGATAATCAGATCGCCTCCGAGTTGGAAAGAATGGAgccggggggcgaggcggcggggaGCAATGCGCGACCGGCAGCGCCGCGCGCTAACGGCAAAACACGCTTTTCGCACGCGGACGCGGACACTTCTCCCCTGCCCGGTAGGTTTTCGGCGCCGTtataagctgctttttcttcttttttgtctttttttagagTCAAGAGAGGCGGACAGCCTGCTGCTCCGCGATGGGAAGAGCAGCGACGCGCGGGCATCTGAAAGCGCTGACGGCCCCGAAAGAGCTCGTTATCGAGACGCTTCCTTCTTCCCCACCCCACAACCGGGCCGGGCGCTTCTGGTCACGGGAAAGGCTGCAGTTTCTATATAAAACACCACCTGAGGAAACgccagcccctctgcccgccGTTCATCGCCCAACATCGGCCCACGGGCTGCTGGAAAGCATCCCTGTGGCTGCTAACGGCGCCAGCGATCCATCCGGGCTCGTTTGCGAGCGGCTCAGCTGAGACCGCAGCCTAGGTGGGCTCGAAGCAAGACAAAAACGCGACAAGAAACAAACCATGAGGCTGCTTTACGGCCAGCGACCgcttcctccctgcctgcctggcccTTCGAGGACGGGAGAGGAGCGCTCGCCCGCTACATCACCCGCCGGCGTGCCTCAGGCCCGCGTGTGCGCGGAGAAGGTCGTCACACGCTTGATGCTCCGCGCGCGCGGTTGGGTGCGCGCTGCTGtgtctgtcctgtgcagcctgctctgggtgaccctgcttcggccagggggttggactggatgacccaca includes:
- the DLL1 gene encoding delta-like protein 1, which codes for MGARFLLALALLSALLSRCQVGCSGVFELKLQEFVNKKGLLSNRNCCRGGGPGGGGLQQCDCKTFFRVCLKHYQASVSPEPPCTYGSAITPVLGANSFSVPDGAGGADPAFSNPIRFPFGFTWPGTFSLIIEALHTDSPDDLTTENPERLISRLATQRHLAVGEEWSQDLHSSGRTDLKYSYRFVCDEHYYGEGCSVFCRPRDDAFGHFTCGERGEKVCNPGWKGQYCTEPICLPGCDEQHGFCDKPGECKCRVGWQGRYCDECIRYPGCLHGTCQQPWQCNCQEGWGGLFCNQDLNYCTHHKPCKNGATCTNTGQGSYTCSCRPGYTGSNCEIEINECDANPCKNGGSCTDLENSYSCTCPPGFYGKNCELSAMTCADGPCFNGGRCTDNPDGGYSCRCPLGYSGFNCEKKIDYCSSSPCANGAQCVDLGNSYICQCQAGFTGRHCDDNVDDCASFPCVNGGTCQDGVNDYSCTCPPGYNGKNCSTPVSRCEHNPCHNGATCHERNNRYVCECARGYGGLNCQFLLPEPPQGPVIVDFTEKYTEGQNAQFPWIAVCAGIILVLMLLLGCAAVVVCVRLRVQKRHHQPDACRSETETMNNLANCQREKDISISVIGATQIKNTNKKVDFHSDNSDKNGYKARYPSVDYNLVHELKNEDSVKEEHSKCEAKCETYDAEAEEKSAVQLKSDTSERKRPDSVYSASKDTKYQSVYVISEEKDECIIATEV